In one window of Pelosinus sp. IPA-1 DNA:
- a CDS encoding GntR family transcriptional regulator encodes MREMKIVEKISEVKQLRDIIFEHLKQEILDGEIKPDDRLIEREIAAKLNVSRTPIREALRKLESEGFVEHLPRKGVVVRGFNITEIEEIYEIRKELECLAVRHAIKNIADYDIHRMKDILEELEKAEKGDLIQSTSKGLNEFDEWILNTAQMPLMKNFVHILRESLIRYRKINLSKAPRRQSAISEHKAILQAIINKDVVQAEKLTIEHINNSKEELLKNYQLQKQ; translated from the coding sequence ATGCGGGAAATGAAGATTGTCGAAAAAATCTCCGAGGTTAAACAGCTTCGTGACATTATATTTGAACATTTGAAACAGGAAATTCTTGATGGTGAAATTAAGCCTGATGATAGGTTGATAGAAAGAGAAATAGCGGCAAAGCTGAATGTAAGCCGGACACCAATTCGAGAAGCACTGCGAAAATTAGAATCAGAAGGATTTGTTGAACACTTACCCCGCAAGGGAGTCGTTGTTCGTGGCTTTAATATTACGGAAATAGAAGAAATATATGAAATTCGCAAAGAACTAGAGTGCCTAGCAGTACGTCATGCTATTAAGAACATAGCTGACTATGATATTCACCGAATGAAAGATATTTTGGAAGAGTTGGAAAAGGCAGAAAAGGGAGATCTGATTCAATCTACCTCAAAAGGGTTGAATGAATTTGACGAGTGGATTCTCAACACAGCTCAAATGCCTTTAATGAAGAATTTTGTTCATATATTACGAGAATCTTTGATTCGATACCGAAAAATAAATTTATCAAAAGCACCTCGGCGTCAAAGTGCGATTAGCGAGCATAAAGCAATATTACAAGCTATCATTAATAAGGATGTTGTACAGGCCGAAAAATTAACAATTGAACATATTAATAATTCGAAGGAAGAATTGTTGAAGAACTATCAATTACAAAAACAGTAA
- a CDS encoding SMI1/KNR4 family protein produces MNREELIEFIKENSQDLEFIDGKCTGGHFAEGYFTGGVDEEKVKYIETELKVTLSSSYKWFLQTFGMGGIYGVGILGFGKFTPPSVVTQTQRYRNSFGLPSKYAVIEDCDEFVYCLATDKMKDNECPVISWDRIDGFGSEEASNFIEFLAERLSDAKKDSDYLEE; encoded by the coding sequence ATGAATAGAGAAGAGTTAATAGAATTTATTAAGGAAAACTCTCAAGATCTTGAATTCATTGATGGTAAGTGTACTGGTGGTCATTTCGCTGAGGGTTACTTTACTGGTGGTGTTGATGAAGAAAAGGTCAAATATATTGAAACGGAATTAAAGGTAACCCTTTCAAGTAGTTACAAATGGTTTTTGCAGACTTTTGGTATGGGTGGAATTTATGGGGTTGGAATCTTAGGATTTGGAAAATTTACTCCTCCTTCAGTGGTTACTCAGACACAGAGGTATCGTAACAGCTTTGGATTACCATCGAAATACGCAGTGATTGAAGATTGTGATGAATTTGTATATTGTCTTGCTACCGACAAGATGAAAGACAACGAATGCCCAGTCATTTCTTGGGATCGCATAGATGGTTTTGGTAGTGAAGAAGCGAGTAACTTTATAGAATTTCTTGCCGAGAGACTTTCGGATGCAAAAAAAGATTCGGACTACTTAGAGGAATAA
- a CDS encoding Imm10 family immunity protein: protein MTTKFESSFLYAQVDENDVIMVGFADDEFETKDYVLFQKSSVSNEQDKKLGFDKVHITYCNQVHSAYGDILKFVLKNGLAEITFDSRTASELGIDEQLEIVFSPNDAKLAEVKHYLAQMFIDKDGVFKSEA, encoded by the coding sequence ATGACAACAAAATTTGAATCAAGTTTCTTATATGCACAAGTTGATGAAAATGACGTTATTATGGTAGGTTTTGCTGATGATGAATTTGAAACAAAGGACTATGTTTTGTTTCAAAAGTCATCAGTTAGTAATGAACAAGATAAGAAATTAGGATTCGATAAAGTTCATATTACCTATTGTAATCAAGTACACTCCGCATATGGAGACATTTTAAAGTTTGTATTGAAAAATGGTCTTGCTGAAATTACATTTGATTCTAGAACAGCAAGTGAATTAGGTATAGATGAACAGCTTGAAATTGTATTTTCTCCCAATGATGCAAAATTAGCTGAAGTAAAGCATTATTTGGCTCAAATGTTTATTGATAAAGACGGTGTCTTTAAAAGTGAAGCATAA
- a CDS encoding immunity protein YezG family protein: protein METSVMEDIYGKIANIVSEMIPEEWDKVYLYAQVSEGVQSFYFHYYPQGQKNTVYSPDIVDIFDVDEDSMDMLTLDLCNCCKELWEEFKNSKQDLWTNLTFILESTGEFKIDYDYTELSEIDDYERQIIWEYNNLRIEPPADRKRDVKILQDYLRSLK, encoded by the coding sequence ATGGAAACAAGCGTTATGGAAGATATCTATGGCAAAATAGCCAATATTGTCAGCGAAATGATTCCTGAGGAGTGGGATAAAGTATATTTGTATGCACAGGTAAGTGAAGGGGTTCAATCCTTTTATTTTCATTACTATCCACAAGGTCAGAAGAATACAGTGTACAGCCCCGATATTGTAGATATATTTGATGTTGATGAGGATTCCATGGATATGCTTACATTGGATCTATGCAATTGCTGTAAGGAACTTTGGGAAGAATTTAAAAATAGTAAACAAGATTTATGGACCAATCTTACATTCATACTTGAGAGTACTGGGGAGTTCAAAATAGATTATGACTATACAGAATTATCAGAGATAGATGACTATGAAAGACAAATAATTTGGGAATATAACAACCTTAGAATTGAGCCACCTGCCGATAGAAAGAGAGATGTGAAAATACTTCAAGATTATTTACGGAGCTTGAAATAA
- a CDS encoding pentapeptide repeat-containing protein — protein sequence MCKQALEQVDQYYRQHRDRLAEELAATFIEFFRQVRQMQDAGQKKTVSYLCCSMLYTALLQEKPVWRLDAYDKNGYNDEQECSLRFDTSWLFSPLYQTCRRLEQERKKYAGKINPCYVDTIKRRQAFAYLPYMILTARQALKQAVFSEEFSAINKESRVNIWVGEYKDLSETVYSYDVTVKDSANIKRWLEKKIEDSYFATVLNDLDLSHGDYEGNTLSYARLNHCLLKQVNLSDTLLYGSDFSQCVINDSDFSYSQMNGAIFDDAIIKGTTFLQSRGSQTDLYHEEGTEEEMLIDILAGASFHHTQITETDFSYSELTGADFNGAKLEQVSFRYSSLDKTNFQEAILIGCDFSGADLSHAQLQKAVLINCRFEDADLSEARFPSGCLTSINLDEEQKRQISS from the coding sequence ATGTGCAAACAGGCTCTAGAACAGGTCGACCAGTACTATCGTCAGCACAGAGACAGACTGGCGGAAGAGTTGGCAGCAACTTTTATAGAATTTTTCCGCCAAGTCCGCCAAATGCAGGATGCAGGGCAAAAAAAAACAGTGAGTTACCTTTGCTGCTCTATGTTGTACACAGCTCTCCTGCAGGAAAAACCAGTTTGGCGGCTGGATGCCTATGATAAAAATGGCTATAACGATGAACAAGAATGTTCTCTTCGCTTTGATACTTCTTGGCTATTTAGCCCCTTGTATCAAACTTGCCGTAGATTGGAACAAGAACGAAAAAAATACGCCGGCAAAATCAACCCCTGCTATGTAGATACCATTAAACGTAGGCAGGCTTTTGCCTATCTTCCCTATATGATTTTAACGGCTCGGCAGGCATTAAAGCAGGCCGTGTTCAGTGAAGAATTTTCGGCTATCAATAAAGAGTCACGAGTCAACATCTGGGTGGGAGAATATAAGGATCTTAGTGAAACCGTGTACTCGTATGACGTAACCGTCAAAGACAGTGCAAATATCAAGAGATGGTTAGAGAAAAAGATCGAAGACAGCTACTTTGCCACTGTACTGAACGACCTTGATTTATCCCATGGAGACTATGAAGGCAATACCTTAAGCTACGCCCGACTGAATCACTGCCTACTAAAGCAAGTCAATCTTAGTGATACCTTACTATATGGTAGCGACTTTAGTCAGTGCGTCATAAATGACAGTGACTTTTCCTACAGTCAGATGAACGGTGCCATTTTTGATGACGCGATTATCAAAGGGACAACCTTTCTACAAAGTCGTGGCTCGCAAACAGACCTATATCATGAGGAAGGTACAGAAGAAGAAATGCTCATTGATATATTGGCAGGAGCAAGCTTTCATCATACGCAGATCACAGAAACGGACTTCTCTTACAGCGAACTTACAGGAGCTGATTTCAACGGAGCCAAGCTAGAACAGGTATCTTTTCGCTACAGCAGCCTGGATAAAACCAATTTTCAGGAAGCCATCTTGATTGGCTGTGACTTCAGCGGTGCCGACCTAAGCCATGCCCAACTGCAAAAAGCCGTCTTAATCAACTGCCGATTTGAAGATGCTGATCTTAGTGAGGCGAGGTTTCCTTCAGGTTGCCTCACTAGCATAAACCTGGACGAAGAACAAAAAAGGCAAATTAGTTCATAG
- a CDS encoding contractile injection system protein, VgrG/Pvc8 family — protein MEKKQQAFSYSDITCILPVPLQSLVELTIIQAIGEHVKLRLTGTAPDTLKVSDIESVAPESPIEINLPGRDLPFFTGICTSIGMTYQADLKTVEITGHSWTSKLDVNKKSRSYQNLGISYNELVADILKDYPEKDYRINLPEGKTYTTFAVQYWETDWEFLKRIAAREGTVLLPDYSDANHRPRFYLGLPDAPSKSLTATAKKIASRDIEKYLALANNLSEEIKETDLITYEDVGYEILTLGERVDYNGQQLTIIKIITKIEKGLLKNTYTLAFSEKMALSHTENHNLRSVALTGKVLTSSNIHSKIHLDIDEEQDEATAIWFPYSAPTNNFLYCMPHNGEDINLYFRDGWEANAIGVSGARKNGGGCKKTADYNNRYFTNSERKELFLSPETLSYTTDESAGDKITIRMTDPDGIFIESKQHIGMGADVNLKLTAGKNIEMEGALGAYVVCGDGSIILKEEADVFGPTKVQIDGVAKSEFSPLKQKEATLENMIDNFQEEHPILVAAVGLIPVVGSVVDAYDAYKCFKSGDMVGGALHATTAVVGLIPGGKVLTTGARIAVEGGLAVGTYAHESGASSPKARVYSK, from the coding sequence ATGGAAAAAAAGCAACAAGCCTTTAGCTACAGTGATATAACCTGCATCCTACCGGTACCCCTGCAAAGCCTTGTCGAGCTAACCATAATCCAAGCCATTGGTGAACATGTGAAGCTGCGTCTAACAGGTACAGCCCCTGACACCCTGAAAGTCTCTGATATAGAAAGCGTTGCACCAGAATCTCCTATAGAAATCAACCTTCCCGGTCGTGACCTGCCCTTCTTTACCGGGATATGTACGAGTATAGGCATGACCTATCAGGCTGACCTTAAAACTGTGGAGATTACAGGCCATTCCTGGACGTCGAAACTGGACGTCAACAAAAAATCCCGTTCCTATCAAAACCTTGGTATATCCTACAACGAATTGGTAGCCGATATTCTTAAAGACTATCCGGAAAAAGACTATAGGATCAACCTGCCTGAAGGCAAAACTTATACCACCTTTGCTGTACAATACTGGGAAACAGACTGGGAATTTCTAAAACGCATAGCAGCCAGAGAAGGCACCGTGCTGTTGCCTGACTACTCCGATGCCAATCATCGGCCACGATTCTATCTGGGACTGCCTGATGCTCCGTCAAAGTCGCTAACCGCCACAGCCAAAAAGATAGCCAGCAGAGATATTGAAAAATATCTGGCTCTTGCCAACAACCTGAGTGAAGAGATCAAGGAAACAGACCTTATCACCTATGAAGACGTTGGCTATGAAATTCTGACACTCGGGGAAAGAGTTGACTATAACGGCCAACAACTGACCATCATTAAAATCATCACTAAAATAGAAAAAGGTCTCCTGAAAAACACCTACACCCTGGCTTTCTCAGAAAAAATGGCTCTATCTCATACCGAAAATCACAACCTCAGAAGCGTAGCCCTCACAGGAAAAGTCCTAACAAGCAGTAACATCCACTCCAAAATCCACCTGGATATTGACGAGGAACAGGACGAAGCGACTGCCATATGGTTTCCCTATTCTGCCCCCACCAATAACTTCCTGTACTGTATGCCCCATAATGGAGAAGATATCAACCTCTACTTTAGAGATGGCTGGGAGGCAAACGCTATCGGTGTCAGTGGTGCAAGGAAGAACGGCGGTGGCTGCAAAAAAACGGCAGACTACAATAACCGCTACTTCACCAACAGCGAACGCAAAGAACTCTTTTTATCTCCGGAGACCTTATCCTATACCACAGATGAAAGCGCTGGTGACAAAATCACGATCCGAATGACCGATCCAGACGGCATCTTCATCGAAAGTAAACAACATATCGGCATGGGAGCCGACGTCAACCTAAAGCTAACAGCCGGAAAAAACATTGAAATGGAAGGTGCTCTTGGAGCTTACGTAGTCTGTGGTGATGGCAGTATCATCCTCAAAGAAGAGGCTGATGTTTTTGGACCCACCAAAGTGCAAATAGACGGTGTTGCCAAAAGTGAATTCTCTCCTTTAAAACAAAAAGAAGCAACGCTAGAAAACATGATAGACAATTTTCAGGAAGAACATCCCATTCTAGTGGCTGCCGTTGGCCTCATCCCGGTAGTAGGATCAGTGGTAGACGCCTATGATGCCTACAAATGCTTTAAATCAGGAGACATGGTAGGAGGTGCCCTCCATGCAACTACCGCTGTTGTCGGTCTCATTCCTGGTGGAAAAGTATTAACAACGGGAGCCAGAATCGCAGTAGAAGGGGGGCTGGCAGTAGGCACCTATGCCCATGAAAGTGGAGCATCTTCCCCAAAAGCTAGAGTATACAGCAAGTGA
- a CDS encoding DUF6572 domain-containing protein: protein MGLKFRLLNKPSKEKLEGEDAYMSVEDKDKIDSMGINKETGVVTLAIADHLDWDNEYDHLVMLQEKINTYLSFLESGEVYESYPQAKGKKFDIKIYAKYELSERAEEFLNFAYGKVVEAGFNLSCEIMGDK, encoded by the coding sequence GTGGGACTGAAATTCCGCCTACTAAATAAGCCTAGTAAGGAAAAACTAGAAGGTGAGGATGCCTATATGTCGGTAGAAGATAAAGACAAAATTGATAGTATGGGGATAAATAAAGAAACGGGTGTCGTTACATTAGCTATAGCGGACCATCTTGATTGGGACAACGAATATGACCATTTGGTAATGCTTCAGGAAAAAATAAATACATATTTAAGTTTTCTTGAAAGTGGTGAGGTTTATGAAAGCTACCCTCAAGCTAAGGGGAAAAAGTTTGATATTAAAATCTACGCAAAATATGAATTGTCTGAAAGAGCAGAGGAATTTCTAAATTTTGCATATGGAAAAGTTGTAGAGGCAGGATTTAACTTGAGTTGTGAAATTATGGGGGATAAATAA
- a CDS encoding DNA/RNA non-specific endonuclease, with amino-acid sequence MIGTRFDGSGKVDNIVPMNSNLNRGEFKKLENSWETALKNGQKVEVKIKPVYQGDSTRPSSYIINSTIDGRKQKPVIFNNSPGGI; translated from the coding sequence TTGATAGGAACGAGGTTTGATGGTTCTGGTAAAGTTGATAATATTGTCCCAATGAACTCAAACCTAAATAGAGGAGAGTTTAAGAAGTTAGAAAATTCATGGGAGACGGCCTTGAAAAATGGACAAAAGGTAGAAGTAAAAATAAAACCAGTTTATCAAGGGGATTCTACAAGACCTTCGAGTTATATAATAAATTCAACAATAGATGGTCGAAAGCAAAAGCCTGTAATATTTAATAATTCGCCAGGAGGGATATAA
- a CDS encoding YrhA family protein, protein MWNEQLSQIRKVEEKYGDSLNVPASNEQIEFLKKSVKERLNHILPDQYINFLQNVNGIDFNGFIIYGVDSFLTEDKDNPSIPGYIETNELWYENDYQKQYMFFGDTNISWYCLDITKGIYVELDKPSGTLMHEFKDFDSMLEKALKDSLI, encoded by the coding sequence TTGTGGAATGAACAATTATCACAAATTAGAAAAGTTGAAGAGAAATATGGTGATAGTCTTAATGTCCCTGCTTCAAATGAACAAATAGAATTCTTAAAAAAGAGCGTTAAAGAAAGATTAAATCATATTTTACCAGATCAGTACATTAATTTTCTTCAAAATGTTAATGGAATTGACTTTAATGGATTTATAATTTATGGGGTCGATAGTTTTTTAACAGAAGATAAAGACAATCCATCGATTCCAGGATATATAGAGACGAATGAACTTTGGTACGAAAATGACTATCAAAAACAGTATATGTTTTTTGGAGATACTAATATTAGCTGGTATTGTTTAGATATTACAAAGGGAATCTATGTTGAGCTTGATAAACCTTCAGGAACATTAATGCATGAATTTAAGGATTTTGATTCTATGTTAGAAAAAGCACTTAAAGATAGTCTTATTTAG
- a CDS encoding transposase produces MMARKPRVHYDGALYHVIARGNNRSNIFETDEEKEKYIEIVADYKERYDFQLYAYVIMDNHVHLLLQIGKNPLSKIMQGIQQRYTQYYNWHCKHSGHVFEQRYKAFLCEKESYLMALICYIHQNPVRANIPEGINHRWSSHKSYIRRVQGLVNVEFILNILSSNHDKAMEQYLKLVETVVDKPEYKNESVEVNEDQRTIIKEEAERTGMELTWEELVEMITIEKQVNQEQLLGKCRIRQVVAARKRLIYEVIERNLMTRTQLAKVLQIDPANITRIWQELLKVRR; encoded by the coding sequence ATGATGGCAAGAAAGCCAAGGGTGCATTACGACGGTGCACTCTATCATGTAATAGCTAGGGGAAATAATCGATCAAATATATTTGAAACAGATGAAGAAAAAGAAAAGTATATAGAAATCGTAGCAGACTATAAAGAACGATATGACTTTCAATTATACGCTTATGTGATTATGGACAATCACGTTCACTTACTGCTTCAAATAGGGAAAAATCCATTGTCAAAAATAATGCAAGGTATCCAACAGAGATATACGCAGTATTACAATTGGCACTGTAAACACAGCGGACATGTATTTGAACAACGCTACAAGGCCTTCTTATGCGAAAAAGAGAGTTATTTAATGGCTCTTATATGCTATATACATCAGAATCCAGTACGGGCAAACATACCAGAGGGAATCAACCATAGGTGGAGCAGTCATAAATCATATATTAGAAGAGTACAAGGGTTAGTAAATGTGGAATTTATATTGAATATATTGAGTTCCAATCATGATAAGGCAATGGAGCAATACCTGAAGTTAGTGGAGACAGTAGTTGATAAACCGGAATATAAAAATGAAAGCGTAGAAGTAAACGAAGATCAGAGAACTATCATAAAAGAAGAAGCAGAAAGAACAGGGATGGAACTAACGTGGGAAGAGCTAGTAGAAATGATCACTATAGAGAAACAAGTGAATCAAGAGCAGTTGCTAGGAAAGTGTCGAATACGGCAGGTGGTGGCAGCCAGAAAGAGATTGATTTATGAAGTGATAGAGAGAAATCTAATGACAAGAACGCAGTTAGCCAAAGTATTACAGATTGATCCAGCGAACATTACAAGGATTTGGCAAGAGTTACTGAAAGTTAGAAGGTAA
- a CDS encoding SMI1/KNR4 family protein has protein sequence MTDFNFLKKYVFDLSDDNKSASKHVFYKVSDDDIRDAEKSINMCFPKELKTLYQQVGYGFLCSQDRNSVDRIMGPGSIADFILREDRYEYDEYRDMIDIEKEMVFFELGESVYLTLDLTQQDENGICPVLYFDDKIADSLLDFIKKMDVETDYFINL, from the coding sequence ATGACAGATTTTAATTTTTTAAAAAAGTACGTTTTTGACTTAAGTGATGATAATAAGTCAGCAAGCAAACATGTGTTTTATAAAGTGTCAGATGATGACATAAGGGATGCAGAAAAAAGTATAAACATGTGTTTTCCAAAAGAACTAAAAACACTGTATCAACAAGTTGGATATGGATTTTTATGTAGTCAAGACCGTAATTCAGTTGATAGGATTATGGGACCTGGAAGTATTGCAGATTTTATTCTGCGAGAAGATCGATACGAATACGATGAATATCGCGATATGATTGACATTGAAAAAGAAATGGTGTTCTTCGAATTAGGTGAAAGCGTGTATTTGACTTTGGATTTGACTCAACAAGATGAGAATGGAATTTGCCCTGTGCTATATTTTGATGATAAAATTGCAGATTCTCTATTAGATTTTATTAAGAAAATGGATGTTGAGACTGACTATTTTATAAATCTATAA
- a CDS encoding GH-E family nuclease: MKNEVPPKIRTTRSGKTEFMSDGRWYDLDKADMAHKTDAAKYWNETGRYYGAKSPEVREWMRNSKNYYLEHYSINRSAVAKLLDRYCHHSNKLEV, from the coding sequence ATGAAAAATGAGGTACCACCTAAAATAAGGACTACACGTAGCGGTAAAACGGAGTTTATGAGTGATGGGCGGTGGTATGATCTCGATAAAGCAGACATGGCTCACAAAACTGATGCAGCAAAATATTGGAATGAAACTGGTAGGTACTATGGTGCAAAGTCTCCTGAAGTACGGGAATGGATGCGAAACTCTAAAAATTATTATTTAGAACATTACAGTATAAATCGTTCTGCGGTTGCAAAACTACTAGACCGATATTGCCACCACTCAAATAAGCTGGAGGTATGA
- a CDS encoding suppressor of fused domain protein has protein sequence MVDTEKTNSKLISYIQYALESNAKIRRFFTDKSTFTRRAGWKEKLSFDILTFQNIPQSGVTTYATLGLSEYLLKDDQHNKPPRRVELVSILRDDTDFKKLTGDSEDKENFYEDQLMYLCCYMAIEGSYLFPGDIWKMYFSNSYDQFSDMEHLFFMTSTFLSKQLQSTVIDGKEIDWLFCVPISDKELTYYEKNGPEELEKLLLKNKIEVSDLFRKSVI, from the coding sequence ATGGTTGATACCGAAAAAACCAATTCAAAATTGATCAGCTATATTCAATACGCGTTGGAGTCAAATGCTAAAATTCGACGTTTCTTCACCGATAAATCAACTTTCACGAGACGTGCTGGTTGGAAAGAAAAATTAAGTTTTGACATTCTTACTTTTCAGAACATACCACAGAGTGGTGTGACAACATATGCTACATTAGGTTTATCTGAGTATTTACTAAAAGACGATCAACATAATAAGCCACCGCGTCGAGTTGAATTAGTGAGTATTTTAAGGGATGACACCGATTTTAAGAAACTCACAGGAGATTCGGAAGATAAGGAAAATTTTTACGAAGATCAGTTAATGTATTTATGTTGCTATATGGCAATAGAAGGAAGTTACCTTTTCCCGGGAGATATATGGAAGATGTATTTTTCGAACTCTTACGACCAATTCAGTGATATGGAGCATCTTTTTTTTATGACTTCGACTTTTTTGAGTAAACAACTACAATCGACCGTAATTGATGGCAAAGAAATTGATTGGTTGTTCTGTGTTCCAATTTCTGATAAAGAACTTACATATTATGAAAAAAATGGGCCAGAAGAATTAGAAAAACTATTATTAAAAAATAAAATCGAAGTTTCTGATTTGTTCCGTAAATCAGTTATTTAG
- a CDS encoding DUF4280 domain-containing protein: protein MDVLQTIKDLIEMVGGAEAQSYVVRGAKVTCSKGTSPSQLDLPRCHGVYLQDKPQLNIMDYQPGANIMPFGTCLKPGLPPCSPSILGPWTDGKKDVLIEEQQALLNTSVNFCVQGGVIKITKDGQE from the coding sequence GTGGATGTATTGCAGACTATTAAGGACCTCATCGAAATGGTAGGTGGGGCAGAAGCCCAAAGCTATGTGGTAAGAGGAGCAAAAGTCACTTGCTCCAAGGGAACCTCTCCTAGCCAGCTAGACCTTCCCCGATGTCATGGCGTGTATCTTCAAGACAAACCGCAGCTCAACATCATGGATTATCAGCCGGGAGCCAATATAATGCCCTTCGGAACCTGTTTGAAACCAGGATTGCCCCCTTGTAGTCCCAGTATTTTAGGACCCTGGACAGATGGAAAAAAAGATGTGCTCATTGAAGAGCAGCAGGCGCTCTTAAACACCAGCGTTAACTTCTGTGTACAGGGTGGCGTTATCAAGATTACTAAAGACGGTCAGGAGTAG
- a CDS encoding SMI1/KNR4 family protein: protein MADFSFLKEYVFDLKDDKRLTSKHAFHELSNDEVEDAEKSINRRFPKELKEFYQQIGYGFLCKQDKKLNDRIMDPGSIADFILREDRFEYDEYRDMIDIEKEMVFFEVAESSYLSLDLTQEDENGVCPVLCFGNKIADSILDFVKKMDAETDYFINL, encoded by the coding sequence ATGGCGGATTTTAGTTTCTTGAAGGAATATGTTTTTGACCTTAAGGATGATAAACGATTAACAAGCAAGCACGCGTTTCATGAATTATCAAATGATGAAGTAGAAGATGCAGAGAAAAGTATAAATAGGCGTTTTCCTAAAGAACTCAAAGAGTTTTATCAGCAGATCGGATATGGTTTTTTATGTAAACAAGATAAAAAGTTGAATGATAGAATTATGGATCCAGGCAGTATTGCAGATTTTATTCTACGCGAAGATCGATTTGAATATGATGAATATAGGGACATGATTGATATTGAGAAAGAAATGGTATTTTTTGAAGTAGCTGAAAGCTCGTATTTGAGTTTGGATCTGACTCAAGAAGATGAAAATGGTGTGTGTCCTGTTTTATGCTTTGGGAACAAGATTGCAGATTCGATACTTGATTTTGTTAAGAAGATGGATGCCGAGACTGACTATTTCATAAATCTATAA
- a CDS encoding Imm21 family immunity protein: protein MNKREIIKWIECDGGPHLLLEKRLVPHWMGTTDIQDDDKATDYDRACNIEDYIGIIPVSNGCGLVVSEDVAKSTWIASEDGNGGFLVVLNYIGDDVDESLIVNKIRTVDRSLFEATNLQFSVQDNYVYLFAACDCGPEWLYGCAEIQLKPGIYSIDTIDSYDFDECSFRIHRLRRS, encoded by the coding sequence ATGAACAAACGCGAAATCATTAAATGGATCGAATGTGATGGGGGACCCCATTTACTTTTAGAAAAACGTTTAGTACCACACTGGATGGGAACAACAGATATTCAAGATGATGATAAAGCAACCGACTATGACCGCGCATGTAATATTGAAGACTATATTGGAATTATTCCTGTAAGTAATGGATGTGGACTTGTAGTAAGCGAAGACGTCGCAAAAAGTACTTGGATTGCCTCTGAAGATGGAAATGGTGGATTTTTAGTAGTATTAAACTACATAGGTGATGATGTTGACGAGAGTTTGATTGTTAATAAAATAAGGACAGTAGATCGGTCGCTTTTTGAAGCTACAAATTTACAGTTCTCCGTACAAGATAATTATGTTTACTTATTTGCTGCATGTGATTGTGGTCCAGAGTGGTTATATGGATGCGCTGAGATCCAACTCAAGCCAGGTATATATTCTATAGATACTATCGACAGCTACGATTTTGACGAATGTAGCTTTAGAATACATAGGCTTAGGCGCTCGTAA